Below is a genomic region from Xylophilus sp. GW821-FHT01B05.
GGCCGCGCAGGCGGCCCAGCGGCTCGGTGGACTGCAGCAGCGACTGCGCAGGCAGGCGGCCCATGGCCAGCACCAGCGCCGGCCGGTGCTCGGCCACGGCCTGTTGCAGGCCTGCGGCCAGGGCGCTGCCATCCGGCAGCGCGGCGGCATCACGCGCCACCACGGCGCCAAACACGCGCGCACTGCGGTGCAGTTGCGCGGCGCGCAGCATGTTGTCCAGCAGCTTGCCCGCATCGCCCGCCAGCAGCTCGCCGCCCGGGCTTTCAGCCAGCACCAGCCAGGTCGGCAGGGCCGGGTCGTCCGGCAGCGGATAGAGCGCCTGCCAGGGGCCGACCTGCACCGTGGTGCCGGCACTGGGCTGGGCTGGGGCCGGCGCGGCTGCCGGTGCGCGGGCAGGCGGTGGT
It encodes:
- a CDS encoding uracil-DNA glycosylase family protein → MGLDLDPRQRAMLEEMGVTVWQPLPQPVVAVEAAPPVVAPPPPPPAPAPRPAPPPPPARAPAAAPAPAQPSAGTTVQVGPWQALYPLPDDPALPTWLVLAESPGGELLAGDAGKLLDNMLRAAQLHRSARVFGAVVARDAAALPDGSALAAGLQQAVAEHRPALVLAMGRLPAQSLLQSTEPLGRLRGQAHDWQGVPVLATYDAAYLLRAQADKARAWADLCQALAVVAAS